The nucleotide sequence GTTCCACTGAGTATTGGCCATCCGGTCGCCCGAACCGGCATAGTAGTCGTCGCGCTTGGCCCCCGAGAGGCCGAGATAGTAGTCGAACGGACCGACGACCCCACCGGTCTGCGCACGTCCCTGCGCCAGCCCCCAGACGCCGCCGATGCCCTCGACAAGGGGGCCGGGCGCCGTGCGGCCGGTCTTCAGGATGATGTTGATGACGCCGCCGATGTTCTGGCTGCCGTAGATCACCGAGGAGGGCCCGCGCACGATCTCGATCCGCTCGACATCGGCGATGGAAAGCTTGGAGAGGTTCGCCGTACCAGCCCGGCGGCCGTTCATGAGGACGAGGACCTGACTGCGGAAGTCCTTGCCTTGGCCGTCGGTGGCACCGCCGCGGATGTTGATCGAGGTCTGGCCCGGCGTCCATTCCGAGAAGAAGCCGACGGCGTTCTCGGCCAGCAGATCGGTCACCGATTTGGCGGTGGTGTTCTCGATCGTCGTACGGTCGATGACTTGGACGGTGCCGGCGATCTCGGAGCGCGGCTCGGGCCGGCCGGTAGCGGTCACCACGAGCTCATCGAGGCTCACCGCGGCGCTGCCGACGACGGGGGTGCCTTCCTGTGCCATCGCGGAGACTGAGTGCGTGCTGCCGGCAAGGAGGAGCACGAGAGGGAAAATGGCGCGAGGCATCACGAGGCGGTCCTCCACACGAGGAGGGCGGAAGCTCGGGGAACGGAGAGGCGGTGTCCGCCAGGCACGGGCACGGCTTGGGCTGAAAGATGTTCGTAAAGCTCGCGTCGGCGGCCGTCATCGAGGGCCCAACCGAGGCGGTCGGCAAGGTGCCCGGAAGTCCGCTCCAAGTCTCGAACGACGGCGCTGAAGGTCCACTCTGCTCGCGCCGCGATGGATGGCTGATCACATGGCGGCAGGTTGCGTAGAACGACGTCGATGCCCGGCGTCTCGTCTTCACCGTGCCAGGCAGACGGCAGACAGCCGGCAAGGCAAAGCCCTCGTGGGCCACGCTGTGCCGGAACCAGCCAGATGACATTGCTGCGGGCCCAAGCGCGGCACTGACGCAAGAACACGCCCGCATCCGTGAGCGGGGCAGCGATATTGGCGGCCAGCACGGTGTCTGCGGATCCTTTGGGCAGATCGGCTTGTTGCCACCCCACTGGCAGAAGGTGCGGCGGCGGCACGAGCGCCCGCAGGCGCTGCTGCATCCCTATGTTCGGCTCGACGGCGATCCAGGCGGCAAGCGGATCGCGCACGGCTTGGCCGAGCTGCCCACCCCCGGCTCCGACATCAAGCAGGTCACCAATGCGCGGCACTGCCGCTCGAACAAGCGGTGCGACATGCGCGACGTAGTCGGATGTGTCGATGCCGACCGCGTAGAGTTCGAGAGGATCGACGCCGACCTCGCTCGCTTCAGGCGGCGCAACGCTGAAGGGTCGTATGATTGTGCAACTCAGTTCCATCGGTCCTTCCCCGAACCTTGACGGGGGACCGTGGGCGCAAGCCGACGTCGCGGCTGCCGCAACGTGCGTTCATGCGGCCCGTTGGGACACCCCGCCCACGAGACATTTCACGGTCAAGGCAGGTCTCCTGGCTCACAGGTCGCCGCCACCCGTCTGGCCTTCCCGGTGATCTCTCACCAGTGACGCAGATCGACGGATGACTCGCCGCTTACAGTTGCGGGGGCAGCTCCGGTTTGGGCGCAAGCGCCGCACCGGATTCCCTCTTAGCTCGCCATATCGGATGGCGAGAACCTTGATCGCAGCTCATAGACCAAGCGGCGTGAAGGTTGTCAACCGCCAGAAAACTATCTCATGTTGATCTAATTCGCCGAGCCAATTTACTTGATATCGTATGCGGCAGCTCCACTCACGAGCAGATGTGGCCAGCAACACAGAAAAAGCGAAGCTCACCTTCTCAGCGCCAGGCTGGCAGTCTTTGTGCATGGAGGAGCTTCAGGCGGACGGGGCAGCATCGGCACTCTTGAAGAGGGCAATCGCACCCCTGGATACCTCGCACACAGGTGTCGAGCCGGTTTGCACATCGCCGCGGCACGTGTCTCTCGATCGACAGAGCGGGTAGCGCGTTCGGGCCCAGTTCAGATTTATGTAATGTTATAACATTGCGTTCTTGTCAAGCGCCGAATCCGATGCTCAGCGGTCGCTCGCATATGGACAGCGCCGTTGCTGTGGAATGTATGAATCGGGAGCACGAACTCAGCGGTGGATTGCGGTAGCCGGCATCAGCGCCGAGAACACGACGATCAACGGCCGGAACATCACCTACGGCTTCCCGGCTGCAGGCGGCGTCACCACCACGCTGGCCAACATCGACCGCAGCTTCCTGAACGTCGCGCCCGAGCTTTCCCTTCTACCGGCCCGACACCGAGTGGCAGTTCCGGGGGCGGGTCGCCACCGGCTACGCCACACCCTCGGCCTCGAACCTCACCGTCACCTCCGCCGGTGTGCCAGGCAACAACGGACAGCTTCAGACTCAGGAAAACCTCGGTTTCGATGTCGGCGTCGACAGGACGCCGCTACCCGGCGTCCGCTTCAGCGTGACCGGCTTCTACGAGTTCTTCCACAACGAGCTCGTCACGCAGTCGCCCGGCGCCGGCCTCCGAGCATCGCGGTGTCGAGGTTGGGGCGGACTGGGCCTTCGCGCCTGGCTGGCGGGCGACCGCCGCTTATACCTTCGACGACCAGATCTACACGAGGTACGTCGAGCAGCTCAGCGCCGGCAGCCTGACCCGACGCTTCGACCGGGCGGGCAATCACATCCCCGGCGTGCCCGCTCACCAGCTCCTGGCGCGCGTGGGCTACGAGGAGGCCACTGGCCCCCTGGCGGGCCTGGGCGGCTACGTGGAAACGGTGTTCCAGGACGACCTCTTCATCGACAACGCCAACCTGCTGAAGGCGCCCGGCTACGCCATCGTGAACCTGAACGTTCACTACACGAAGGAGCTCGTCGGCTACGCCAAGCGGCTGAACCTGTTCGTCGAGGCGCAGAACGTCTTCGACAGGAGCTACATCGCCTCGGCCCAGAACCTCGCCAACTCGATCAGCGCCGTTTCCGGCCTACAGAACGGAGCGGGCGTCCTGGCCAACACCACCGGTCCGGTGTTCGCGGGTGCTCCGCGCAACTTCGTCGGCGGCATACGGCTGTCCTTCTGATGCCCTCAAGCAGCGCAGCGCCGGTGGCGTGGCAGGGTCTCTTGATGCGTGCCTGGCGTGCGGCCATCGCGGTGGCTGCCCGGTTCGCGCTTACGCGGCAGGCGGTGCTCGGTCGCGCGAGCCTCGTGGCCTCCCGCGACCCCGCGCACGTCCTCTGCCAGCAGGATGCGGGCAGCAGCGAGGGGCCGTTTAAGGCGCCCCCTCGTATGGGCACCCGGATTGCTGCCTCGTCACCCACGCCCTGAGCTTCGCCTCGGTCCCGCCCGTGTCGTCGGTGCCGTTCATCTGGCCTGCTCGTAAGGCCATTGCAGTGACCTGGCGCCCTGAGGTCTTCGCCTGTCCCCGCGGCCCTCCAGTAACTGGAGCCGGCGCACGCGCGCCTCCCGCCGCCGGATCGATCACCGTTCCCTGATCCTTCAGGCCACGGACCTCATGCCATGTACCGAGCCCCCAGGTCGAGTTCTACAGCCTATTTCTACTCGCTCGACCGCACCGGCGCACAGCTTTGCGGCGTGCCCACGTAGCTGCCGCTCGACAGGCGCATCTCAAAAAGAAAATGCAACTGTAATGCTAGGGCTTCCATCGCCTTGCACTTCAGAAGCCAAGGTTCAATACCAGTGTACTGAATCATAGGCGCCCGCGGCAATTCAACTGCGAAAGAGTGTCGAGCTTCCACAGCTACGCCTTGCGCGCAACTGCGAAGCGGGCTGCTTGGCGCAGTACTGCGGCGGCCTCGTTCCACTGCGAAACGGCCTCATCACAGATGGCAACGAGACGGTAACACTCGGCCTGGGCTCTATCGAAATCGAGGCAGTCGGCCAGCGAGGCCCTCTTTAGGCCCCTGTCCTTGCTCGTAGCTTTGCCGACTACCTCCGGAGTGGCCACCCGATCCAGGATATCATCGGCAATCTGGACGGCTTGTCCGAGTGCCCTGCCATAGCGCTGAAGGGCGTCGCGCTCGTGAAAGTCGGCTCCCCCAATCAGCGCACCGGCCTCGACCGAGAAGGCCAGGAGCATACCAGTCTTCATGGTCTGCATCCGTAGGGTCCCGTCTATATCCATGTCGGCTGCACCAAAGCGCCCCTCTGCTGAGAGATCGAGCAGTTGACCGCCGATCATGCCACCGGGTCCGGACGCCCGGGCAAGTCCCAGCACGAGCTCTGCCCGGATCGCCGGGTTGGGTTGCCAGCGTGGGTCGGCAATCACCTCGAACGCAAGGGCTTGAAGTGCGTTACCAGCGAGGATTGCCGTTGCTTCGTCGAACGCCCTATGAACGGCGGGTTTGCCGCGGTGCATGTCATCGTCGTCCAGCGCCGGAAGGTCATCGTGGACGAGGCTGTAACAGTGTGCAAGTTCGACCCCCGCTCCCGTCGCGAGCGCCAGTACTTCAGAGCCGCCGAGCATTCGTGCGGTTTCGATGGTGAGGAATGACCGGAGACGCTTGCCTCGGCCAAATACGGCATAGCGCATCGCTTCCATTAGACGTGGCGCCCTAGCCATCTCGCCGGGATCAGCCTCATCGCAGAGATGCTTAGCCAAGAATGCTTCAACTGCCTGCTTGGTCGCCGCGTGCCTGCAAACAAACTCCATCTCGAAGTTGTCAGCCATTTGGTGGAAACTCTCTTGATAATTTCTTGATACGCAGGGTCATAGGCACCCAACAGCAACTTCTCGGTTTACATTATACAGTCCGCGGAACTCAGAAGCCGAAGCTGACCTCGCGGCTGTTGCCACGTTGCAAATTCTGCAAGCGGGACAGGGCAAGGAGGGGGAAGAACAACCGGTAGCCGTGATACCTGAGGTAGAACACCCGCGGAAAGCCAACCGCGTTGTAGGCCTGCTCCTGCCACTCGCCATCCGCTCCTTGCGTATGCTGAAGGTAAGCCGCCCCGCGCAGCACCGCCGGGTGGTCGGCTTGCCCAACTGCCATCAGTCCGAGCATCGCCCAAGCCGTCTGCGAGGGCAGGCTCTCGGCGTTCTCGACGTAACGGCCGAGGTCATAGCTCCGCTGGTCCTCGCCCCAGCCACCGTCCTTGCGCTGGATCGAGACGAGCCAGTCCACCGCGCGGCTCACCATCGGATCACCGTGTGGCACGCCCGCGGCGTTGAGGGCGCATAACACCGACCAAGTGCCATAGATATAGTTGGTACCCCAACGGCCGTACCAGCTGCCGTTCGCCTCCTGCTCGGCGCGCAGATAAGCCAGCGCGCGCTCGATGACCGGACGGTCCCCCTCGTGTCCGAGCTGGGACAGGAAGGAGATGCAGCGGCCGGTGACGTCGGCGGTCGGCGGGTCGAGCAGCGCGCCATGGTCGGCGAACGGGATGTGGTTGAGGAACTCGCGGTCGTTCTCAGCGTCGAAGGCGCCCCAGCCGCCACTCCGGCTCTGCATGCCGACGATCCAGCGCCGTGCCCTCTCGACTGCCTCCGTGTGCTCGGGTCGGCCGTTGCGGTGGAGCAGCATGCCGACGACTGCCGTGTCGTCCACGTCGGGGTAGTGGTCATTGCCATACTGGAAGGCCCAGCCGCCGGGCTCGGCCTCGGGTCGCATCGCGGTCCAGTCACCGCGAACCTTCGTGATCTGCCGCGCCGCCAGCCAGTCGCAGGCCGCATTCAGGTCTCTCTGCGCCTCAACGCCGCCAGTGCGCAGGGCCTCGATCATGGCATGTCCGGAGAGGCTGGTGTCCCAGACAGGCGAGACGCAAGGCTGGCAGAAGACCTCGTCGTCCTTTTCGACGAGAAGCTTCTCTATGGCTCTCCAGATCGTGACGCAGCGTGGATCGTCCTCGGGATAGCCGAGCACGTCGTACATCATCAGCGCGTAGGCCATGGCCGGGTAGATCGCGCCGAGCCCGTCCTCGCCGTTCAGGCGCTCCTCCACGAAGGCGATGGCCTTGGCGATGGCACTCCCGCGCGCAAGCTTCGAGAACAGGGGCTCAGTCCATCGCAGCACGGTGTCGATGTGCTTGAACACCATGCCCCAACGCGAGCGGTAGGGGCCGCGGATCCAGTCTCGAACCTGATCCGGCGGAGTCTGGAAGATCTCTTCGAAGCTCACCGCGCGCGGGTTGCGGGCACGAGGCTGGAGTGCCTGTAGCACAAGGAGCGGCACCACGCAGACGCGAGCCCAGTAGGACATTGCCCAGACGTTGAAGAAGAACCACCTGGGCAAGTGCATGATCTCGACCGGCATCACCGGAACGCCGCGCCAGGGGATGGCGCCGAACAGGGCGAGCTGGATGCGGGTGAAGACGTTGGCGCGTTCCGCGCCGCCGTGGCCGAGGATGGCTTGGCGCGCTCGTACCATGTGCGGCGCCTGAGGATCCTCGCCGATGGCCTTGAGGGCACAGTACGCCTTCACGCTGGCTGACATGTTGAAGACGCCACCGTGGTACATGGGCCAGCCGCCGTGCTCGCCCTGGATGCGCCGCAAGTAGGCGCCGATCCGGGCCTGTCGATGTGGTGTGATGCGGTCCATGTAGTGCTCCAGGAGCACGTATTCGGCTGGGATGGTGGCATCCGCCTCCAGCTCAAAGACCCAATGGCCGTCACGGTTCTGCCGCCGGCTCAGAGCGTGGCCGGCGTTGGTGATGGCGCACAGGTTCTCGGGTGCGGAGAAGCGAGGCTCCGTGTTCATCTGTCACTCTACTGGTTGGGTTGGATTGAGCGTCGGGACCGGTCAGAGCAGCTTCAGGAAGTCGGCGAAGACACCGTCCCATTCAGCTTGATCCATCTCGACCAGCCCGAGGCTGCGGAGGAAAAAGGCGCCCTCGGCAGCAAAGAAAGCCGTTCGGGCCCGCCGTTGCGCCTCGAAACTGGGGTCAAACTTGCCGATCCAGCCAGCGTACCAGACACGGACGCGTTCCAGGTGCTCGGGCGACTGCAGCAGGGTCACCAGCATGCCGACCATCTTGGTCTGCGACGCTTCGTCGACGCGGCTCGAAGCTGCAACGTAGCCACGTGCTTGTTCCGCGGTATCGCCGCCCGGCGCGGTGCTGCGCTCGAGTTCGGCATCGAAGGCTGCGAACCAGCGCTCAATCAAGGCGGCAATCATACCGTCTTTATCGCCGAAGCAGTATTGCAGGCCGCCCTTGGTGATGCCGGCCGCCTTAGCAACGGCGTCGAAGGTCAGTGCCGTAGCACCGTCGCGGCGGACGATCTGCTCCGCGTGGTCCAGCACCTTGTCCCGGTCGATGGTTCGAGTTCGCCCCATTCACCCAACTCCATCATAAATCCATATGTACGGATTTAATTGAGGGCGCGTGGCATGGCAAGTGCGGACCTGCGACCTGTAGGTTCACTCGCGCTTGGCGCAAGCTGGTCTCCAGGCGCTCGGCACCGTCACGATCCCAGCTGTCGGTCGGCGCGATCGACCAGACGGATCAGATCTGGTACCGCTCGTCGAGCGAGCAGATCGACGAGGTTCCGAAGCGCATCACACCGACACTGATCGGCCCCGGGGCTGACGTATGGTCGTGCGTGCCGGGGGCGGGGATGCGCTCCTTGTCCGGAACGTCGATGGCGGCGCCCCACGTCGCCGGCTTGGCCGCCCTCCTCATGCAGCATCGGCCGGAGGCGTCCATCGACGCGATCCAAAA is from Methylorubrum sp. B1-46 and encodes:
- a CDS encoding polyprenyl synthetase family protein is translated as MADNFEMEFVCRHAATKQAVEAFLAKHLCDEADPGEMARAPRLMEAMRYAVFGRGKRLRSFLTIETARMLGGSEVLALATGAGVELAHCYSLVHDDLPALDDDDMHRGKPAVHRAFDEATAILAGNALQALAFEVIADPRWQPNPAIRAELVLGLARASGPGGMIGGQLLDLSAEGRFGAADMDIDGTLRMQTMKTGMLLAFSVEAGALIGGADFHERDALQRYGRALGQAVQIADDILDRVATPEVVGKATSKDRGLKRASLADCLDFDRAQAECYRLVAICDEAVSQWNEAAAVLRQAARFAVARKA
- the shc gene encoding squalene--hopene cyclase, whose translation is MNTEPRFSAPENLCAITNAGHALSRRQNRDGHWVFELEADATIPAEYVLLEHYMDRITPHRQARIGAYLRRIQGEHGGWPMYHGGVFNMSASVKAYCALKAIGEDPQAPHMVRARQAILGHGGAERANVFTRIQLALFGAIPWRGVPVMPVEIMHLPRWFFFNVWAMSYWARVCVVPLLVLQALQPRARNPRAVSFEEIFQTPPDQVRDWIRGPYRSRWGMVFKHIDTVLRWTEPLFSKLARGSAIAKAIAFVEERLNGEDGLGAIYPAMAYALMMYDVLGYPEDDPRCVTIWRAIEKLLVEKDDEVFCQPCVSPVWDTSLSGHAMIEALRTGGVEAQRDLNAACDWLAARQITKVRGDWTAMRPEAEPGGWAFQYGNDHYPDVDDTAVVGMLLHRNGRPEHTEAVERARRWIVGMQSRSGGWGAFDAENDREFLNHIPFADHGALLDPPTADVTGRCISFLSQLGHEGDRPVIERALAYLRAEQEANGSWYGRWGTNYIYGTWSVLCALNAAGVPHGDPMVSRAVDWLVSIQRKDGGWGEDQRSYDLGRYVENAESLPSQTAWAMLGLMAVGQADHPAVLRGAAYLQHTQGADGEWQEQAYNAVGFPRVFYLRYHGYRLFFPLLALSRLQNLQRGNSREVSFGF
- a CDS encoding TetR/AcrR family transcriptional regulator, producing the protein MGRTRTIDRDKVLDHAEQIVRRDGATALTFDAVAKAAGITKGGLQYCFGDKDGMIAALIERWFAAFDAELERSTAPGGDTAEQARGYVAASSRVDEASQTKMVGMLVTLLQSPEHLERVRVWYAGWIGKFDPSFEAQRRARTAFFAAEGAFFLRSLGLVEMDQAEWDGVFADFLKLL
- a CDS encoding S8 family serine peptidase gives rise to the protein MWYRSSSEQIDEVPKRITPTLIGPGADVWSCVPGAGMRSLSGTSMAAPHVAGLAALLMQHRPEASIDAIQNATTGSCKRPAGISTLRGNKGVPDAVDALALPEATS